One window from the genome of Oryza glaberrima chromosome 3, OglaRS2, whole genome shotgun sequence encodes:
- the LOC127766316 gene encoding pentatricopeptide repeat-containing protein At3g24000, mitochondrial-like, producing MPLLLPPPPTPTPPCASRDPLHAAPRRSRSPSTSRPPSRHRRTASARSTLPAAARDLLADDPTPRAFSALLKAASSSASPPRRPSSLGLGAQLHAQAVVRGFLGGDDSTILATAVLSFYASCREPDLARKVFDGMPRRNAVTWNALIKGYAQAGRREEAILLFRDMKREGSHVAPDRYTFPALLSGIGREGGSGRTLELGGALHAHVIKAGLERDPFVGASLVSLYAARRTLEDAKVAFDQVGSSDPIVWSSMISAYVNCEEEEGALLIFFNMLCQDIKPTQFVYSTVFSVCGRMGILEMGKQVHAHSLKSNTEKDAAMFNALLTMYSDCGCINDAQKVFSSNDCVNVISYNSMISALGQHGYPKEALEHFRQMKFAGLMPDEVTLLNLLSSFNHAGLVHEGLQMFNSMVDIEGIKPMYQHYACVVDMLARSGEIGKAMKTINEMPFEAEAPLWRIVLGACSKHRDIETGKRIAEMLFEMEPYEATNYILLGNIYARLGRWTEAEKVRSLMGERGVYKDDAFSWIEMGQRTYRFGVDDRSHPISREIYRNLDRLISTIKVAGYVPDISFAAHNIQRDRKEESLYYHCEKLAFAFGDLAAPSGGTLRIMKNLRVCGDCHCAYKYFSLVTGREIILRDNQRFHHFNSGFCSCGDYW from the coding sequence atgccgctccttctccctcctcctcccacacCCACACCACCATGCGCTTCCCGCGACCCGCTCCACGCTGCCCCTCGCCGGAGCCGCAGCCCGAGCACGAGCCGACCACCAAGCCGGCACCGGCGCACCGCCTCCGCGCGGTCCaccctgcccgccgccgcccgggacctcctcgccgacgacccCACGCCCCGCGCCTTCTCCGCGCTCCTCAAggccgcctcctcgtccgccTCCCCGCCTCGACGGCCCTCCTCCCTGGGCCTGGGCGCGCAGCTCCACGCGCAGGCCGTCGTGCGCGGCttcctcggcggcgacgacagcaCCATCCTGGCGACCGCCGTGCTCAGCTTCTACGCGTCGTGCCGGGAGCCCGACCTCGCGCGgaaggtgttcgacggaatgccgcGCAGGAACGCCGTCACCTGGAACGCGCTCATCAAGGGGTACGCGCAGGCGGGGCGCAGGGAGGAGGCCATTCTGCTGTTCCGAGACATGAAGAGGGAGGGCAGCCATGTTGCTCCGGACAGGTATACGTTCCCGGCGTTGCTTTCTGGCATCGGCCGAGAGGGTGGCTCTGGCCGCACGCTGGAGCTCGGGGGAGCCCTGCATGCGCATGTCATCAAAGCAGGGCTGGAGAGAGACCCTTTCGTGGGGGCTTCCCTGGTTTCCTTGTATGCGGCTAGAAGGACATTGGAGGATGCAAAGGTCGCCTTTGATCAAGTGGGTTCTTCCGATCCAATCGTCTGGTCATCCATGATCTCTGCGTATGTGAActgcgaggaggaagagggtgcTCTGTTGATTTTCTTCAATATGTTGTGCCAAGACATTAAGCCAACTCAGTTTGTCTACTCAACCGTGTTTTCTGTCTGTGGAAGAATGGGAATACTGGAGATGGGCAAGCAAGTTCATGCCCACAGCCTGAAGAGCAATACTGAAAAGGATGCCGCAATGTTTAACGCGCTTTTGACCATGTACTCGGATTGCGGATGCATTAATGACGCACAGAAAGTATTCTCTTCAAATGATTGCGTGAATGTAATTTCTTACAATTCAATGATTTCAGCTCTTGGACAGCACGGATATCCGAAAGAAGCACTTGAGCATTTCAGGCAGATGAAGTTTGCTGGTCTTATGCCTGACGAGGTAACCTTGTTAAATCTGCTCTCTTCTTTCAACCATGCTGGTCTTGTTCATGAAGGCCTGCAGATGTTCAATTCCATGGTGGATATTGAAGGCATAAAACCAATGTATCAACATTATGCCTGTGTTGTTGACATGCTGGCTCGATCAGGAGAGATTGGCAAAGCCATGAAAACAATCAATGAAATGCCCTTTGAAGCTGAAGCACCGTTATGGAGGATTGTTCTTGGTGCATGCAGCAAGCACCGTGACATTGAAACTGGCAAGCGCATTGCAGAGATGCTGTTTGAGATGGAACCCTATGAAGCCACAAATTATATACTTCTTGGTAATATTTATGCAAGGTTAGGAAGGTGGACAGAAGCAGAAAAGGTTAGAAGTCTGATGGGTGAGAGAGGTGTTTATAAGGATGATGCATTTAGCTGGATTGAGATGGGTCAGAGAACATATAGATTTGGTGTTGATGACCGATCACACCCCATCTCCAGAGAgatatataggaatttagatAGATTAATAAGTACTATCAAGGTTGCAGGCTATGTGCCTGATATCAGTTTTGCTGCACACAACATACAAAGGGATAGAAAGGAAGAATCATTGTATTATCACTGTGAAAAATTGGCATTTGCTTTTGGGGACTTGGCTGCTCCTTCTGGAGGCACTCTCCGCATCATGAAGAACCTTCGTGTTTGTGGTGATTGTCATTGTGCGTACAAATACTTCTCCCTTGTTACAGGAAGAGAAATAATATTGAGAGACAATCAAAGGTTTCACCATTTCAACAGTGGTTTTTGTTCCTGTGGTGATTACTGGTAA
- the LOC127768942 gene encoding uncharacterized protein LOC127768942, with amino-acid sequence MASRLVAAAAASSSSSPLARLVSRRGLAGAADHHGPPKVNIWQEPMNPANWKEEQFVLASLAMWGGIFYGVGRLFSGKKEDKTTEAAPAQA; translated from the exons ATGGCATCTCGTctcgttgcggcggcggcggcgtcctcctcgtCTTCCCCGCTCGCCCGCCTCGTCTCCCGCCGTGGCCTCGCCGGCGCTGCAG ATCACCATGGGCCTCCGAAGGTCAACATTTGGCAAGAACCGATGAACCCGGCTAACTGGAAGGAAGAGCAA TTTGTGCTAGCCAGCTTAGCTATGTGGGGAGGTATTTTTTATGGTGTCGGCAGGCTTTTTAGTGGGAAGAAGGAAGACAAAACTACTGAg GCGGCGCCAGCACAGGCATAA
- the LOC127768561 gene encoding secretory carrier-associated membrane protein 4: protein MAGRSRYDNPFEEGGGDEVNPFADKASKGGSAGQSSYSGGAFYTTQSRPSAPPATHLSPLPPEPADFYNDFSTPVDIPMDTSKDMKTREKELLAKEAELNRREKEIKRREEAAARAGIVLEDKNWPPFFPIIHNDIGNEIPVHLQRTQYVAFASLLGLVLCLFWNIICVTAAWIKGEGPKIWFLAVIYFILGCPGAYYLWYRPLYRAMRNESALKFGWFFLFYLVHIAFCVYAAVSPSILFVGKSLTGIFPAISLIGNTVIVGVFYFLGFAMFCLESLLSMWVIQRVYLYFRGSGKEAEMKREAARSAARAAF, encoded by the exons ATGGCTGGCAGGTCGAGATACGACAACCCCttcgaggagggcggcggcgacgaggtcaaCCCTTTCGCG GATAAAGCTTCTAAAGGAGGATCAGCAGGTCAATCCAGCTATTCCGGAGGCGCATTCTATACAACA CAATCACGCCCTAGTGCTCCACCGGCCACCCACCTTTCGCCTCTTCCTCCTGAGCCAGCTGACTTCTACAATGACTTCTCGACCCCGGTGGATATTCCAATGGACACTAGCAAG GATATGAAAACAAGGGAGAAGGAACTTCTTGCAAAGGAAGCCGAGCTAAACAGGCGAGAGAAG GAAATCaaaaggagagaggaggctgcAGCACGAG CTGGTATTGTGTTGGAAGACAAAAACTGGCCTCCATTTTTCCCCATCATCCATAATGATATTGGCAATGAGATACCTGTCCACCTGCAAAGAACACAGTATGTCGCATTTGCGTCACTCTTAG GATTGGTCCTGTGCTTGTTTTGGAACATCATCTGTGTTACGGCTGCTTGGATTAAAGGGGAAG GTCCCAAGATCTGGTTTCTTGCTGTCATCTATTTCATTCTTGGATGCCCAGGTGCCTACTATCTGTGGTACCGACCACTTTACCGTGCCATGAG GAATGAGAGTGCTCTGAAATTTGGATGGTTTTTCCTGTTCTACTTG GTCCACATCGCTTTCTGTGTGTATGCGGCTGTTTCTCCATCAATTCTATTTGTAGGGAAATCATTGAC AGGAATTTTTCCAGCAATCAGCTTAATAGGCAATACTGTTATCGTTGGG GTGTTTTATTTTCTTGGATTCGCAATGTTTTGCCTGGAGTCGCTGCTCAGCATGTGGGTTATTCAG CGTGTGTATCTTTACTTCCGGGGCAGCGGGAAAGAGGCCGAGATGAAGCGCGAGGCTGCACGCAGCGCAGCGAGGGCGGCGTTTTGA
- the LOC127767080 gene encoding uncharacterized protein LOC127767080: protein MEEQKHTDKAKAKLSMLKSKVICCKLYISESQNAKVVDAITRIGQKDPEVVLLSKFEDDHYNRVRYTLASYIINENSTGEVKFSPMRRVLLEMIEKAFSTINLETHNGTHPRIGVIDDMSFHPLNQATMEDAAQLAKTVASDIGNFLQVPVFLYGAAHPTGKPVTAVRRELGYFQPNYMGIQWMGQVLPDILPVKPDEGPDHVSRERGAIMIGAAPLPLSYNVPVLSKDIPTIRRITRRVTGRGGGLPTVQALALSHGDDCTEIACFLDPDHVSADQVQQQVEQIAAEQGLEVEKGYFTDFSKDAMLEKYFKIVLSVD, encoded by the exons ATGGAGGAGCAAAAGCACACAGACAAG GCAAAGGCAAAGCTCAGCATGTTGaaatcaaaggtgatctgctgcAAGCTCTACATTTCTGAAAGCCAGAATGCGAAGGTTGTTGACGCAATCACTCGCATTGGCCAGAAAGACCCTGAGGTTGTTTTGCTCAGCAAGTTCGAAGATGACCACTACAACCGTGTCCGTTACACGCTTGCGTCTTATATCATCAACGAGAACTCAACTGGTGAAGTGAAATTTAGCCCAATGAGGCGAGTATTGTTGGAGATGATTGAGAAAGCGTTTTCAACCATAAACCTTGAAACGCACAATGGAACTCACCCAAGGATTGGAGTCATTGATGACATGTCCTTCCACCCCTTGAATCAAGCCACAATGGAAGATGCTGCTCAACTGGCTAAGACTGTGGCCTCTGACATTGGCAACTTCTTACAAG TCCCAGTATTCTTGTATGGAGCAGCACACCCCACTGGCAAACCTGTGACTGCAGTACGGCGTGAACTGGGCTACTTCCAGCCAAATTACATGGGCATCCAATGGATGGGTCAGGTACTCCCTGATATTCTGCCGGTGAAGCCAGATGAGGGCCCAGATCATGTTTCTCGTGAAAGAGGTGCCATAATGATCGGTGCTGCACCTTTACCCCTGAGCTATAATGTGCCGGTACTATCGAAGGATATCCCAACCATAAGAAGGATCACCCGAAGGGTGACTGGTCGTGGTGGAGGACTCCCGACAGTGCAAGCGCTTGCCCTTTCCCATGGTGATGACTGCACAGAGATTGCATGCTTCCTGGATCCAGATCATGTCAGTGCCGATCAGGTCCAGCAGCAGGTGGAACAGATAGCAGCAGAGCAAGGACTTGAGGTTGAAAAGGGGTACTTCACTGACTTCTCAAAGGATGCAATGCTTGAAAAATACTTCAAGATTGTGTTGTCTGTTGATTAA